A single Oncorhynchus nerka isolate Pitt River linkage group LG10, Oner_Uvic_2.0, whole genome shotgun sequence DNA region contains:
- the pygb gene encoding glycogen phosphorylase, brain form — protein MSSPLSDHEKRKQISVRGIAGLGDVVEIKKSFNRHLHFTLVKDRNVATPRDYYFALAHTVRDHLVGRWIRTQQYYYEKDPKRIHYLSLEFYMGRTLQNTMINLGLQNACDEAIYQLGLDIEELEEIEEDAGLGNGGLGRLAACFLDSMASLGLAAYGYGIRYEFGIFNQKISNGWQVEEADDWLRYGNPWEKARPEYMLPVHFYGRVEQTAEGVKWVDTQVVLAMPYDTPVPGFKNNTVNTMRLWSAKAPIDFNLQEFNVGDYIEAVLDRNLAENISRVLYPNDNFFEGKELRLKQEYFVVAATLQDIIRRFKSSKFGCRDPVRTSFETFPEKVAIQLNDTHPALAIPELMRILVDLEKLDWDKAWEVTRQTCAYTNHTVLPEALERWPINLFEKLLPRHLQIIYEINHLHLQRIAAMFPGDNDRLRRMSLIEEGDPKRINMAHLCVVGSHAVNGVARIHSEIVKNTVFKDFYEVEPEKFQNKTNGITPRRWLLLCNPGLADLIAEKIGDDFLTDLFQLRKLLDFIDEDAFICDIANVKQENKQKFAAYLEKEYEVKINPESIFDIHVKRIHEYKRQLLNVLHIITFYNRIKKDPSKHFVPRTVIIGGKAAPGYHMAKMIIKLITAVGQVINNDPVVGDRLKVIYLENYRVSLAEKVIPAADLSEQISTAGTEASGTGNMKFMLNGALTIGTMDGANVEMAEEAGEENLFIFGMRVEDVDAMDKTGYNAREYYERLSELRQVIDQIQTGYFSPKEHELFKDVVNMLMNHDRFKVFADYEAYITCQDRVNELYKNPIEWTRTVIRNIAGSGKFSSDRTISEYARDIWGVEPSDVKIPPPNEPPVESCK, from the exons AGGATCCACTATCTATCATTGGAGTTTTACATGGGTCGGACCCTTCAGAACACCATGATCAACCTGGGCCTGCAGAATGCCTGCGATGAAGCCATCTACCAG CTGGGCTTGGACATAGAGGAGCTGGAGGAGATCGAGGAGGATGCTGGCTTGGGGAATGGGGGACTGGGCCGCCTTGCAG CTTGTTTCCTGGACTCCATGGCCTCTCTAGGCCTGGCAGCCTATGGCTATGGTATCCGCTATGAGTTTGGCATCTTTAACCAGAAGATCTCTAATGGCTGGCAG GTGGAGGAGGCTGATGATTGGCTGCGGTATGGGAACCCGTGGGAGAAGGCTCGTCCAGAGTACATGCTCCCTGTGCATTTCTATGGCCGAGTGGAGCAAACAGCAGAGGGTGTAAAGTGGGTGGACACCCAG GTTGTCCTGGCCATGCCTTATGACACTCCTGTGCCTGGATTCaagaacaacacagttaacaccaTGAGACTGTGGTCTGCCAAGGCACCCATTGACTTCAACCTGCAGGAAT TCAATGTTGGTGACTACATTGAAGCTGTGTTAGACCGCAACCTGGCTGAGAACATCTCACGCGTCCTCTATCCCAACGACAAT TTCTTTGAGGGCAAGGAGCTGCGTCTGAAGCAAGAGTACTTTGTGGTGGCCGCCACACTGCAGGACATCATCCGCCGCTTCAAGTCTTCTAAGTTTGGCTGCAGAGACCCTGTCAGGACCTCCTTTGAGACCTTCCCAGAGAAG GTAGCCATCCAGCTGAATGACACCCACCCTGCCTTGGCCATCCCTGAGCTGATGAGGATCCTAGTGGATCTGGAGAAGttggactgggacaag gcttGGGAGGTGACGCGTCAGACCTGTGCCTACACCAACCACACCGTCCTGCCTGAGGCCCTGGAGCGCTGGCCCATCAACCTGTTTGAGAAGCTGCTGCCTCGCCACCTGCAGATCATCTATGAGAtcaaccacctccacctccaa AGGATCGCTGCCATGTTCCCAGGGGACAATGACCGCCTGAGGAGGATGTCCCTGATCGAGGAGGGAGACCCCAAGAGGATCAACATGGCCCACTTGTGTGTGGTGGGCTCCCACGCTGTCAACGGGGTCGCCCGGATCCACTCTGAAATCGTCAAGAACACTGT TTTCAAGGACTTCTATGAGGTGGAGCCAGAGAAGTTCCAGAACAAGACCAATGGTATCACTCCTCGCCGCTGGctgctgctgtgtaacccaggcCTGGCTGACCTCATCGCTGAG AAAATTGGAGACGACTTCTTGACAGACCTCTTCCAGCTGAGGAAACTACTGGACTTCATTGATGAAGATGCTTTCATTTGTGACATCGCCAATGTAAAACAG GAGAACAAGCAGAAGTTTGCAGCCTACCTGGAGAAGGAGTATGAGGTGAAGATCAACCCGGAGTCCATCTTTGACATCCACGTGAAGAGAATCCATGAGTACAAGAGACAACTGCTCAACGTCCTCCACATCATCACCTTCTACAACC GGATTAAAAAGGACCCCTCTAAACACTTTGTTCCCAGGACTGTGATAATTGGAGGAAAG GCTGCACCTGGCTACCACATGGCCAAAATGATCATCAAGCTGATCACGGCGGTGGGCCAGGTGATCAACAACGACCCGGTGGTGGGGGACAGGTTAAAGGTCATCTACCTCGAGAACTACAGGGTCTCCCTAGCAGAGAAAG TGATCCCTGCAGCTGACTTATCAGAACAGATCTCCACAGCGGGAACAGAGGCGTCTGGAACTGGCAACATGAAGTTCATGCTGAACGGAGCGCTCACTATCGGCACCATGGACGGCGCCAACGTAGAGATGGCTGAGGAGGCCGGAGAGGAGAACCTCTTCATCTTCGGCATGAGGGTAGAGGATGTGGATGCCATGGACAAAACAGG GTACAATGCCAGGGAGTACTATGAGCGTCTGTCAGAGCTGAGGCAGGTGATAGATCAGATCCAGACTGGCTACTTCAGTCCCAAAGAGCATGAGCTCTTCAAGGATGTGGTGAACATGCTGATGAACCACGACAG GTTCAAAGTGTTTGCTGACTATGAGGCCTACATCACGTGCCAAGATCGAGTCAATGAGCTTTACAAG AACCCTATAGAGTGGACAAGAACAGTGATTCGAAACATTGCGGGTTCCGGCAAGTTCTCCAGCGACCGAACCATCAGCGAGTACGCCCGGGATATCTGGGGCGTGGAGCCCTCCGATGTGAAGATCCCACCCCCCAACGAGCCCCCTGTTGAATCCTGCAAATGA